GGCGACGTCCACTTTCATCACCTGTGGGCGCGCACAGTTCTCAAGGCCACCAATACCGCTAGCAACACCACCACATCCGAGACGCACACCGATGGCCGGGCTGTAGAAGGGGGCGTGGCGTCGTGTTGAATGGCGGCTGGCTTCTCACCTACAAAAAGGACAAAAAACGACAACGCGACCCTTGAGGCCCCAAACCGGTTACCTTGAAGCTTCTTACGGTGAATAAAGCTAACACTTCGCTGCAGTCTGCTTCAAACAATACACCGCATGACTGTATTTGAGTTGCTTCTGAACCTCATGCGCTTTAGCATACGCAGGACTTTTATGCACCCGAACATGTTTCCTTTTGTTTACGTGGTGTTTCGTACAAGAATTTTATTTGTCTTAGCGTCATAGTGTGTTGATTCAAATACTAGAACTACTCACGCATGTGTGATATCTTTTTCGTGTTTCATTTCAGCCATGTTCTCAAATTTGCCATCTTCTCAGCTCATTTGGCCCAGAGGGTTGCTACGGCCCCACTGATTGGTTTAAAATGCCGCGTCCTTGGTTTATGCAGCGCACACGGGACGAGCAGGAAGAATTGagaagcacaggacaggcgctggctTATGCACCATGCGCTGCATCAACCAGCGATGAATGCATACCAACTAGCTTGAGTTTCAATTCTTAAAACGCTGCCATTACAGAATTTGGCAAGACGGCGGAATCCGATAGTGTCCAGAAAAGCACAACCGCTTGGCTGCCTATGAATGTAGCCGTCTACGACGAGCACTGGGGTAATTACCATTGAGCACGAATACGGCGACGCTCGTCGCGTCTGCGTTCGACGGACCGCAGGTGTAGTTGCCGGAGTCTGAGGGCACCGCGTCGTGCACTAGCAGGCGTGACACGGCGGCGTTTCGGCCGGCCTTGCGCACCAGGATGTGGCTCTTGGCCGCCTCGTCGTAGTTGATCATGCGCTCGTTGTGGTACCAGAACACGAACACGGGCGGCTCGGGGCTCTGGCTGATCTCGCACGTCAAGTTGATGGTGGAGCCCGTTTTGAGGAACAGCTGGCCCGAGCTGGCTCCCACGATCTCGGCCCGAGCCAcaagtacgcgcaggcgcacgaacAGGCTCATCTTAGGGTCCGAGCTCACCTACGTATATCGATACAGCGAGAGGTTACGGGAGTGAGGTGATGGCGCTTGATGAAtactaaagggcccctaaaccactccgagttcaaagacgagagaatggtatctttctcgccttcactacccttcctataCATGCGCTATCTGCTTCTCGCCGCTTATTTATTCATAatacacgtggacaatgtcagcacttgcgttgaacctatcaggattttgcgcttttcggctacaggcGGTTATATCTGCTTGCGCAATAAAAACACACAATACGAactgaaatcagttgatcgtgcataatagtcatgcgagacaaggcagaattGTTGTGACACTGCATGACAAAGCGGGGTATGTGACAATTCACAACTCATATCCCCCGTATATAAACTAATTAAGAGCTTATTTCCACATTACGCCACATGAACCgactgatgacgtcacaaatcatgccgaaaagacgcaaaacgccaggagagaaaaaCACGtacgttctttgtattttcaaagGTTGTTCAGGGGCCATTTAAGATCATTAGTTCATACCCGTCTGCTCCCAAGCTTTGCCATGGAGTCGCACACGCGTTATTGCCACGGCCACATGTCTGTCTATGACGTAAAGCGACGTGGATGAAATGGTGAGGGATGCCAGAGAGATATTTTGCCTTATGAACTCGCAGAGGTCCATGGGCACCTTGAGGTTACGTTGGCATCGCCTAAATGTATTCCACAGTGCCTAGCCAACATTACAGCATACAGCGCGCGGGGCAACCTGGACGAAGCGACTGGACAAAAAGTACCTTTCGTAATGAATTCCACATCATTAGACCAGCTGGTTTTTGAGAGACAGAAGCAGAAGCATTTCGTTGGGGGAAATCGCGGCCAGTGGCGTCACTGCGTGCACGTGTGTACAGGATAGTGTGATCTAGAGGCACAGTGTGATGTGGTTCTTCGTATCAGTTCCCCATGCTTGTATTTAAAATTTTTATACATTCTACAAAGGTATCTCCGCGTGTACCTATAGAATTGTCTTTGTTGGTTTTAGTTGGACTGCACAGAAGTGAGCAGCAAAGTTCATTAAGGAGTTGCTATAAAAACATGAGCTTCCAGCAATGCGTGTTTGAGGAACTGGTCAAACTATATTCCAAGTATTATATATTGCACAAATGGCAAGGAAGAAAGCGGTACTCTATCGGTAGTCTGTAACGCATGCACACTTGTGCACCATTATATCATACAGCACATGGTAATAAAATGTTCAAATAAACATATCGAATCGTTCAACAGCAGTACGGGCATTCCAACAGACTAGCACCAGTCTCGCCGCAGCTGTTCCTTCGCAAATATGACCAATTATCATACCGTAACAAGCATGTCTTTCTAAACACAAGCGTTTATTTCTTTGGTGCGGGAATATCGGTCAGAGTGCTGCATGTCGCACTCGCACTCACTAAAACTCGCTCACACTTCTCCAAGGTCGTACCAGCGTGTTATCTGGAACGCGACTAGAAGCGCATCTGAAGTCGTATCCAGTGGCTATTGCGAAAGCTAATGGGTCCGAGAAAGTGAGTATAAGGTAGAACACAACTCTCAATTAGCCTGACTTAATTCGACACATGTAAAGAGGAAGCACAGTTTTCATTAACACGTACACATACGCTCGGTGCTTCATATATTACCTGGCACTCGTATAATCCCTGGTCATTGAGCTGCGCGTAGCGAATCTGCAACGCCCAGTCGTTGGAGCGTTCCAGATGGATGGCCTGGAAGCGCGGATCCTGGACATACGTGTCCAGACCCACGGTCAGAACGTGCAGGTCTTTGCGCCTGATCCATGTTACCTGCAAAAAAGACAATTGTCTGCCTGAGTTTTGAATAAAAACAATACAACAAAAAATTAAATAGCTTTGACGAATTTACAAGCTTGTCGATTCATAACCGATGTTTGCCATCGAACAGCCTTTCTCGCAGATACTATGTACAAAATCAAGACTGTATCTCATAATCTGTTATGAACAGTAAGCCACAAAAACTTCTAATTTATTGCTCCGCATAAAACTGAAATAAATCACATTGTGTGTGCGAAACAAGAATAAAAACTTCCTGGTGCGGAAAAAAACAACTAAAACAACTACAATAAGTCTCGCTGGCCTGCGCAGCATTGACTGCTATGAACGGAACGGAGTATAGACGTTCTACACATGCATTTCAGCCCACACATATATGCAATTGCGAGCAATAAATCGATATATTTGCACTGCAGCGTCCTTGTGTGTGCCCTTGCGAGTGTTTGTCCTTGTGCTTTCAAGTGCGCAGCCGCCATCAATAATCAAAACAAATGGCATCGACGCATACGTACAGATGCATTCAGCGATCTTTTCGCTCATGAGAAATTGCGTGCAACTGGGCCATCACAATGCAAATCACGAGGGCAAGCTCGCGTAAACGAAATTCCTCTGCGCTGTATTTCAATTTTCTGCGGGAAAGAAAAAATCACACAAATTCCtatgcatttccctaagacgacccgaaggcgaaagccttcttcttcttcttcttcttcttcttcttcttcttcttcttctcagtcgatgtaatgatcctcccccgcccccctccgaaagctttctgcacctaacaaggttttgcactgtctccaggatcggaggcattgcacgctttctgcacgccacctggttttgcatgtcaggcgaacagccaggcaaacatctgttctgttctgttctgttctaactgttttgctgtggagaggttgaggtccatattgcctcggctactccatatcacgaagttatgcagcgaaaaaaaaaagaataatactgaacggtacctaaacatgaacaatccgaaaaaaaaatcataccaatacacagtttgcttgcagcagttcacactgtcataaactgttcacccgcacaccttccttttctactaacagtatatgcactaacacatttcatataaatcaatccctggctgtctatcacaggcgcttatccagtccggtctccactaaaaaatctgccaggaagatgttcgcctttttctgaagatgcatctcaggccatggtccaagtaatttctttaatgtgaggggcctgctactctgcacaggggaaaagggaaaggggaaaaaaggagtgatgaggggtgatgatggggagaggaaagagatatgcgtatatacaataatacaataaccacgtgacgtagtggtttcgctatagtcttgtgtccagttctgtgctcctaagaaaatctatcacagccttgatagcagttggtgactttgtctggtcgcacatagctgacaaaatacccgcctcacttagtgttgccacaccgattcctgacaACGTTAAAGCAAGTGCATTACGTtgtgacacgtaaagtgggcagtcacaaaatatatgtgctgttgtttcatgtacttggcatcgttcacagttcgggctgtccgcacggcggatgaggtgtgcatagcggcgagtgaatgcaactcccagacgaatccggtgcagcaaactggcgttgcctcggttcattctagccgggaggcgaaaagtcatttccggatctatttcccgcaggcgcctgtatcgatggtctggctgagaccaataagtggttatgcactctcgcatgagcaatctcaataaagagttcacgtcacctcgcgtgtacggtactttcacgtcggtgggggcgttagagacagcggttcttgcttcagaatcagcaagctcgttgcctaccaatccacagtgtccaggaatccaTTGCAGTGTAACTGAATGACCAATCTTCTgcgtaaggtcgaatgcgtgaattatttaacgcactccaaaagaatatggcgaacattttcaagcaggcaaacatctccagcttcattaaaatgtttatctctcttctctggttttgcactggctccgcAATCGGCCCGCcaatgaccaagcgacgatgtcatgtgacaatgtcatcatgtgacgccatgatgaggtCAGAATTTGTcaatctgtgatgtcatgttgacgctatatggtgacgtcatcatgtgatgatattttgcatcactcgtgttgacgccgccgacggtcaattttatcATTTGATGAGgtatgcatctaaggctttcgctttaaaactcACGGTCTTGTCGCCGAGGTTGTTGACCATGCAGCTGAGGTACACGGTCTGTCCCAGCTGTGTGGTGACGTTACGCGGCGTTGCGGGGTCGAAGGACGGCGCCGTGTGTCCCGCGAACGGCCAGTAGTCCGGCGAACCGACGTAGCCCagctgctgctgcggcggcggcggcaccgaCTTGAGAATGCGCGCTGGCTCGGCTCCGTCCAGCCGCAGTGTCCGCGGCGGCTTAGCCCACGGGGTCTCTGCACAAACAGAGGAAAACTGACTGAGCAATCCAGAACGACTATAAAAACTGAGCAAGTTGGCGAGAATGTGTGACACTAAAAACGACACGCACGAAGACACGGATACAAGCAGAATGAAACGGTGAACACGAAGAGCACCTATGTTCGGCCTTTCAGTTGAAGTGGAGATTGTGTTGTGCTTCTCGTTCTGCTTTTGTTAATACTTGCACTGCTTCCTTCATAACAGCGAAGCTGATATAGCATGCCTTAGTATGGCCGtggtcaccagaaaactatcatcatcatcaacgggtatgttccacaaaaattgggcaaatcccactactcaccactggtccactaaaaatgaagaaggcaacagttattcCACGAAATGGCTGCGAAGAAACGGCAGCGAGCCagaagaagataaaaaaaaggacagaaaaacatggacagagagagaaagaaaaagagaaagaggaagaaagcgacagaaaggaagagaaagtttacaaaaatagagataaataaagggAGTAAAGACaaagagataaaaagacagaaaaacacagagagagaaaagaggaaAA
Above is a window of Rhipicephalus sanguineus isolate Rsan-2018 chromosome 3, BIME_Rsan_1.4, whole genome shotgun sequence DNA encoding:
- the LOC119388020 gene encoding hemicentin-2-like, which encodes MRQHPTTTAIPGSGKRGGVGSSYFTAGCDVWEFCAGAAMMQQGYRATATLAWALVVLQCTATVSAWSIEDYETPWAKPPRTLRLDGAEPARILKSVPPPPQQQLGYVGSPDYWPFAGHTAPSFDPATPRNVTTQLGQTVYLSCMVNNLGDKTVTWIRRKDLHVLTVGLDTYVQDPRFQAIHLERSNDWALQIRYAQLNDQGLYECQVSSDPKMSLFVRLRVLVARAEIVGASSGQLFLKTGSTINLTCEISQSPEPPVFVFWYHNERMINYDEAAKSHILVRKAGRNAAVSRLLVHDAVPSDSGNYTCGPSNADATSVAVFVLNGEKPAAIQHDATPPSTARPSVCVSDVVVLLAVLVALRTVRAHR